From a single Halobellus ruber genomic region:
- a CDS encoding methyl-accepting chemotaxis protein, producing the protein MAAPTIGSGETGRSTGGIGGSIREFIEYTPDGSTIPADTWRRRHRNIILSVLAHVPLLFLLGVYEGTESITGATIPSTPLSTILLGTGIVAGFGLLAAIPQLPRRARTFLAVTGLFVSSGVLVRFSGGFIEAHFHFFVAVAVIAAYEDWLPFAFGIGYVVITHGVFGMMNPELVYNHTAAIANPWVWGVVHGTFVTALALALMSNWYSTEKSREKSRARLKEAEQKAREIEDLEAKKDEIEQMKAEAEAKKEEIEGLNAHLESKAADYSAAMRRAAEGDLTARVDADSESEAMAEIGESFNEMIAETESAMAEIQSFAAAVDEESGAAAAGTEEAKQASEQVSQAIQEIAGGAAEQREMLDTVAEEMTDLSATVEEVAVSAEAVAETSRETAEIADAGESTAQQAIEDTREVQEAIDATVESVESLDERMAEIDEIVQLISDIAEQTNMLALNANIEAARASSAGNGGDGFAVVADEVKTLAEETQESATEIGDLIEEVQTRTEATVKETRAAEESMQQSVDAVQDVLDAFTQVVTNAEETDSGIQEISSTTDDQAASTEEVVSAVEEVTDISANTADETESASAAAQQQAASMSQVSGNVESLSDQADRLRDLISAFEVSEGSTAAQSSTAAD; encoded by the coding sequence ATGGCTGCACCGACGATCGGAAGCGGGGAGACGGGGAGGTCGACCGGCGGGATCGGCGGCTCGATCCGGGAGTTCATCGAGTACACGCCGGACGGGAGCACGATCCCGGCGGACACCTGGCGGCGTCGACACCGGAACATCATCCTCTCGGTGCTCGCGCACGTCCCGCTTCTGTTCCTGCTCGGGGTCTATGAAGGCACCGAGTCGATCACGGGCGCGACGATCCCGTCGACGCCGCTGTCGACGATCCTGCTCGGGACCGGGATCGTCGCCGGGTTCGGGCTGCTCGCGGCGATCCCGCAGTTGCCGCGGCGCGCGCGAACCTTCCTCGCGGTGACCGGGCTGTTCGTCTCTTCCGGCGTCCTGGTCCGCTTTTCGGGTGGGTTCATCGAGGCACACTTCCACTTCTTCGTCGCGGTAGCCGTGATCGCCGCCTACGAGGATTGGCTGCCGTTCGCGTTCGGGATCGGGTACGTCGTGATCACCCACGGGGTCTTCGGGATGATGAACCCGGAACTCGTCTACAACCACACCGCCGCGATCGCCAACCCCTGGGTGTGGGGCGTCGTCCACGGGACGTTCGTGACCGCGCTGGCGCTGGCGCTGATGAGCAACTGGTACTCCACCGAGAAGTCCCGCGAGAAATCGAGGGCGCGGCTGAAGGAGGCCGAACAGAAGGCCCGGGAAATCGAGGACCTCGAAGCCAAAAAGGACGAAATCGAGCAGATGAAGGCCGAAGCCGAGGCCAAAAAGGAGGAGATCGAGGGGCTGAACGCCCACCTCGAATCGAAGGCGGCCGACTACAGCGCGGCGATGCGGCGGGCCGCCGAGGGCGACCTGACTGCCCGGGTCGACGCCGACAGCGAAAGCGAGGCGATGGCGGAGATCGGCGAGTCGTTCAACGAGATGATCGCCGAAACCGAGTCGGCGATGGCGGAGATCCAGTCGTTCGCGGCGGCGGTCGACGAGGAGAGCGGCGCCGCCGCCGCGGGGACCGAGGAGGCAAAGCAGGCAAGCGAGCAGGTCAGCCAGGCGATCCAGGAGATCGCGGGCGGCGCGGCCGAACAGCGGGAGATGCTCGACACCGTCGCCGAGGAGATGACCGACCTCTCGGCGACCGTCGAGGAGGTCGCGGTGTCGGCGGAGGCGGTCGCCGAGACCTCCCGGGAGACCGCCGAGATCGCCGACGCCGGGGAGTCGACCGCCCAGCAGGCCATCGAGGACACCCGCGAGGTCCAGGAGGCCATCGACGCCACCGTCGAGAGCGTCGAGAGCTTAGACGAACGGATGGCGGAGATCGACGAGATCGTCCAGCTCATCAGCGACATCGCAGAGCAGACGAACATGCTCGCGTTGAACGCGAACATCGAGGCCGCACGCGCAAGCAGTGCCGGGAACGGCGGCGACGGCTTCGCGGTCGTCGCCGACGAGGTCAAGACCCTCGCCGAGGAGACCCAGGAGTCGGCCACGGAGATCGGCGACCTTATCGAGGAGGTGCAGACCCGGACCGAGGCGACGGTCAAAGAGACCCGCGCGGCCGAGGAGTCGATGCAGCAGAGCGTCGACGCCGTCCAGGATGTCCTCGACGCGTTCACCCAGGTGGTCACGAACGCCGAGGAGACCGACAGCGGGATCCAGGAGATCAGCAGCACGACCGACGACCAGGCCGCGAGCACCGAGGAGGTGGTGTCGGCGGTCGAGGAGGTCACGGACATCAGCGCGAACACCGCCGACGAGACCGAGAGCGCGTCCGCGGCCGCCCAACAGCAGGCGGCGTCGATGTCGCAGGTCAGCGGCAACGTGGAGTCGCTCAGCGACCAGGCCGACCGGCTCCGGGACCTGATCTCGGCGTTCGAGGTGAGCGAGGGCTCAACGGCGGCGCAGTCGTCGACAGCCGCCGACTGA
- the sucD gene encoding succinate--CoA ligase subunit alpha, with amino-acid sequence MSIFVDDDTRVVVQGITGGEGNFHTEQMMAYGTNVVAGAVPGKGGQEVSGVPVYDTVGGAVEAEDADASVVFVPPAFAGDAVFEALDTDLDLVVAITEGIPTQDMAKVKKRLSEVDTRLIGPNCPGIITPGEAKLGILPGNIFESGNVGLVSRSGTLTYQVVSNLTGKGIGQTTAIGIGGDPIIGTSFVDALEAFEADTDTHAVVMCGEIGGEDEERAARYIAANMDTPVAGFIAGRTAPPGKRMGHAGAIVSGSGTGTAESKIAALNDAGVPVGDTPGEVADHVADFL; translated from the coding sequence GTGAGCATTTTCGTCGACGACGACACGCGCGTAGTGGTACAGGGCATCACCGGTGGCGAGGGCAACTTCCACACCGAGCAGATGATGGCGTACGGCACCAACGTCGTCGCGGGCGCGGTGCCCGGAAAGGGCGGCCAGGAGGTCTCGGGCGTCCCCGTCTACGACACCGTCGGCGGGGCCGTGGAGGCGGAGGACGCCGACGCGTCGGTGGTGTTCGTCCCGCCGGCGTTCGCGGGCGACGCGGTCTTCGAGGCGCTGGATACGGACCTCGATCTGGTCGTCGCGATCACGGAGGGCATCCCGACCCAGGACATGGCGAAGGTCAAAAAGCGGCTCTCGGAGGTCGACACCCGTCTGATCGGCCCGAACTGCCCCGGGATCATCACGCCCGGCGAGGCCAAACTCGGGATCCTCCCCGGCAACATCTTCGAGTCCGGGAACGTCGGCTTGGTCTCCCGGTCCGGCACCCTGACCTACCAGGTGGTCTCGAACCTCACCGGGAAGGGGATCGGCCAGACCACCGCGATCGGGATCGGCGGCGACCCCATCATCGGGACCTCCTTCGTCGACGCGCTGGAGGCGTTCGAGGCCGACACCGACACCCACGCGGTGGTGATGTGCGGCGAGATCGGCGGCGAGGACGAGGAACGGGCCGCACGGTACATCGCGGCGAACATGGACACCCCCGTCGCGGGCTTCATTGCCGGCCGGACCGCCCCGCCGGGCAAGCGGATGGGCCACGCCGGCGCCATCGTGTCGGGGTCGGGCACCGGCACCGCCGAATCGAAGATCGCCGCGCTCAACGACGCGGGCGTCCCCGTCGGCGACACCCCCGGCGAGGTCGCCGACCACGTCGCGGACTTCCTGTAG
- the sucC gene encoding ADP-forming succinate--CoA ligase subunit beta produces the protein MRLHEYQAKNVFADAGVPVPDSRLATTVEEVLEAVEAIGFPAAIKAQVHVGGRGKAGGIRIATDESEARRYAGEILGMDLKGYTVEKVLVEAGVDFENELYVGITMDRGEGEPVAMVSTEGGVDIESVAEETPEKIAREHIDPAFGLHPYQARKVVYGAGIPRDIAGDVASILATLYDLYESKDASEIEINPVMVTKQREVVAADGVMNIDEDALFRQPDLAEMEDEAAGDELEAKANEYGFDYVRLDGNVGIIGNGAGLVMATLDLVDHYGGSPANFLDIGGGAKAERVANALDMVFSDENVDSVVFNIFGGITRGDEVAKGINEALAQFDELPKRVVVRLAGTNAAEGMEILNADLVDVEATLDDAVRRAVANAEGAQ, from the coding sequence ATGCGCTTACACGAGTATCAGGCGAAGAACGTCTTCGCCGACGCCGGGGTGCCGGTGCCCGACTCCCGACTCGCAACCACCGTCGAGGAAGTCCTCGAGGCGGTCGAAGCGATCGGCTTCCCGGCAGCGATCAAGGCACAGGTACACGTCGGCGGCCGCGGGAAGGCCGGCGGGATCAGGATCGCGACCGACGAAAGCGAGGCCCGCCGGTACGCCGGGGAGATCCTCGGGATGGACCTGAAGGGCTACACCGTCGAGAAAGTCCTCGTCGAGGCCGGCGTCGACTTCGAGAACGAACTCTACGTCGGGATCACGATGGACCGCGGCGAGGGCGAACCCGTCGCGATGGTCTCTACTGAAGGTGGTGTCGACATCGAATCCGTCGCCGAGGAGACACCCGAGAAGATCGCCCGCGAGCATATCGACCCCGCGTTCGGCCTCCACCCCTATCAGGCCCGGAAGGTCGTCTACGGGGCGGGGATCCCCCGCGACATCGCCGGCGACGTGGCGTCGATCCTTGCGACGCTGTACGACCTCTACGAGTCGAAGGACGCCTCCGAGATCGAGATCAACCCCGTGATGGTCACTAAACAGCGGGAGGTCGTCGCCGCCGACGGCGTGATGAACATCGACGAGGACGCGCTGTTCCGCCAGCCCGACCTCGCGGAGATGGAAGACGAGGCCGCCGGCGACGAACTCGAAGCGAAGGCCAACGAGTACGGCTTCGACTACGTCCGACTCGACGGCAATGTCGGCATCATCGGCAACGGTGCGGGCCTCGTGATGGCGACGCTCGACCTCGTGGACCACTACGGCGGGTCGCCCGCGAACTTCCTCGACATCGGCGGCGGCGCGAAGGCCGAGCGGGTCGCCAACGCCCTGGACATGGTGTTCTCCGACGAGAACGTCGACAGCGTGGTGTTCAACATCTTCGGCGGGATCACCCGCGGCGACGAGGTCGCAAAGGGGATCAACGAGGCCTTGGCGCAGTTCGACGAGCTCCCCAAACGGGTGGTGGTCCGGCTGGCCGGCACCAACGCCGCGGAGGGAATGGAGATCCTGAACGCCGACCTCGTCGACGTCGAGGCGACGCTGGACGACGCGGTACGGCGGGCGGTTGCGAACGCGGAGGGCGCACAATGA
- a CDS encoding AbrB/MazE/SpoVT family DNA-binding domain-containing protein produces MSNATRITEKGQATIPKELREKYDLSPGDEVIWKDTDDGIVVKKRTRTGGRGMLVPEEATDAEREDVAAELEERLRGRRDRNYEDV; encoded by the coding sequence ATGAGCAATGCGACGCGCATCACGGAGAAAGGACAGGCCACGATCCCGAAGGAACTCCGTGAGAAGTACGACCTATCACCCGGTGACGAGGTGATCTGGAAGGATACCGACGATGGAATCGTCGTGAAGAAGCGAACCCGAACGGGAGGGCGGGGGATGCTCGTCCCCGAGGAGGCGACCGACGCGGAGCGCGAGGACGTCGCAGCGGAACTCGAAGAGCGGCTCCGAGGTCGTCGCGACCGTAACTACGAGGACGTGTGA
- a CDS encoding 2-oxo acid dehydrogenase subunit E2, whose translation MSDDADGPAERTVARERSLRPMRRTIASRLQESYREAVHVTVSREVAAGALLAAADAGGESVDPSVTDVLLCALSDALTEHPSFNATFEDGTHRVYEEHNVGVAVTIDQGLVTPVLEDVGAKSLAGIARERRRLTERMQAGEYSMRTFEGGTFTVSNLGPLGVDSFTPIINPPEVAILGVNRIHEEVVPDGDGGVAVETRLTLDLSFDHRVVDGADAARFLGTLARYIDEAETYVT comes from the coding sequence ATGAGTGACGACGCCGACGGGCCGGCCGAGCGGACCGTCGCGAGGGAGCGGTCGCTGCGCCCGATGCGGCGAACCATCGCCTCGCGGCTGCAGGAGAGCTACCGGGAGGCGGTCCACGTCACCGTGAGCCGCGAGGTCGCCGCGGGGGCGCTGCTCGCGGCCGCTGACGCCGGCGGCGAGTCCGTCGATCCCTCGGTGACGGACGTGCTGCTGTGTGCGCTGTCGGACGCGCTGACCGAGCATCCGTCGTTCAACGCGACGTTCGAGGACGGCACCCACCGGGTGTACGAGGAGCACAACGTCGGCGTCGCGGTCACGATCGACCAGGGGCTCGTGACGCCCGTGCTCGAAGACGTCGGCGCGAAGTCGCTGGCCGGGATCGCGCGGGAGCGACGTCGGTTGACCGAGCGGATGCAGGCCGGCGAGTACTCGATGCGGACGTTCGAGGGCGGGACGTTCACCGTCTCGAACCTCGGCCCGCTCGGCGTCGACTCCTTCACCCCGATCATCAACCCGCCGGAGGTCGCGATCCTCGGGGTGAACCGGATCCACGAGGAGGTCGTCCCGGACGGCGACGGCGGCGTCGCGGTCGAAACCCGGCTCACGCTGGATCTCAGCTTCGACCACCGCGTCGTCGACGGCGCCGACGCGGCCCGCTTTCTGGGGACGCTCGCGAGGTACATCGACGAGGCCGAAACGTACGTGACGTAA
- a CDS encoding lipoyl domain-containing protein translates to MSEAPDRVAVTLGEWPDDVDSDEGVVVNWFVREGGRVDADGSLCEVQIEKVSLDVYAPVAGTLTEVVVREDGEFADGDTLAWMVADE, encoded by the coding sequence ATGTCGGAGGCGCCGGACCGCGTCGCGGTGACGCTCGGGGAGTGGCCCGACGACGTCGACAGCGACGAGGGCGTCGTGGTCAACTGGTTCGTCCGCGAGGGCGGCCGCGTCGACGCCGACGGGAGCCTGTGTGAGGTCCAGATCGAGAAGGTCAGCCTCGACGTGTACGCCCCGGTCGCGGGGACGCTCACCGAGGTCGTCGTCCGGGAGGACGGCGAGTTCGCGGACGGGGATACCCTCGCGTGGATGGTGGCCGATGAGTGA
- a CDS encoding RNA-guided endonuclease TnpB family protein, with product MTDVQPLVKTLDFQLDIQSGDESLLYDATLEARSVYNETIRLAKDGADWDTIPDRVADDADLVKNTTQRVVAKALSAMENYYEYEEFGQPSHTKDGAYPIRANFEEGYNLSLNDDGDVAFRISAKPYKHIKGALKGSDAHLDILKTALASEEWNIGTAEVLFHNDNSELHINVTNTEQTVRDKRDSRTVVGVDVNEDNVALTALSTDGVEDTLVIDFPEIKFERHRYFTMRKRVQNAGKDGTHDTLEGCEERFVHDRLHKVSRHIVKWSRQFEKPCIVFEDLKEMRDSIDYGTRMNRRLHHLPFRALQFYTSYKASFKRIPTVWINPECTSQRCPMCGHTERANRNKKRFKRKDCDHQDHSDRGASINIAVKGIKKLDWNVPALNNLPVVRKVRRQPSGAVDAPTVTHPTVRG from the coding sequence ATGACCGACGTACAGCCTCTCGTCAAGACACTAGACTTCCAACTCGACATCCAGAGTGGCGACGAGAGTCTGTTGTACGACGCCACGCTTGAAGCCCGTTCGGTGTACAACGAAACCATCCGTCTCGCAAAAGACGGCGCAGACTGGGACACCATCCCTGACCGCGTAGCTGACGACGCCGACCTTGTGAAGAATACAACGCAAAGGGTCGTCGCCAAAGCCCTCAGTGCGATGGAGAACTACTACGAGTACGAGGAATTTGGCCAGCCGAGTCACACAAAAGACGGTGCGTATCCGATTCGTGCAAACTTCGAGGAAGGATACAACCTGTCGCTTAACGACGACGGCGACGTGGCGTTCCGTATCAGCGCGAAGCCGTACAAGCACATCAAAGGCGCCCTCAAAGGAAGTGACGCCCACCTCGATATTCTCAAAACCGCTCTCGCCAGCGAAGAGTGGAACATCGGGACTGCGGAGGTCCTGTTCCACAACGACAACTCTGAGTTGCACATCAATGTCACCAACACCGAACAGACTGTTCGAGACAAGCGGGACTCACGGACTGTCGTCGGTGTGGACGTGAACGAGGATAACGTAGCCCTCACCGCGCTCTCGACGGACGGCGTCGAAGACACGTTGGTTATCGACTTTCCGGAGATCAAGTTCGAGCGCCACCGCTACTTTACGATGCGAAAGCGCGTCCAGAATGCGGGGAAAGATGGGACTCACGATACTCTGGAAGGATGTGAGGAGCGGTTCGTCCACGACCGACTCCACAAGGTGAGCCGTCACATTGTGAAGTGGAGCCGTCAGTTCGAGAAGCCCTGCATCGTCTTTGAAGACCTCAAAGAGATGCGTGACAGTATCGACTACGGCACGCGGATGAATCGACGCTTGCACCACCTTCCGTTCCGCGCCCTGCAGTTCTATACGTCCTACAAGGCGTCGTTCAAGCGGATCCCGACTGTATGGATTAACCCGGAGTGCACCAGCCAGCGGTGTCCGATGTGCGGACACACAGAGCGTGCGAACCGCAACAAGAAACGGTTCAAGCGCAAGGACTGTGATCATCAAGACCACAGCGACCGTGGTGCAAGCATCAATATCGCTGTGAAGGGCATCAAAAAGCTCGATTGGAATGTGCCTGCTCTCAACAACCTTCCCGTTGTTCGGAAGGTGCGACGGCAGCCATCGGGGGCTGTGGACGCCCCGACCGTGACCCACCCGACCGTTCGAGGCTAG
- a CDS encoding DUF2080 family transposase-associated protein — protein MANRFEIKGEEVLDGEVKPFGNSAHVTVPKRWRGADVKVVRTSKPTEQDKE, from the coding sequence GTGGCAAATCGCTTTGAAATTAAGGGCGAGGAAGTCCTGGACGGTGAGGTCAAACCGTTCGGGAACAGCGCACACGTCACCGTCCCCAAACGCTGGCGAGGGGCTGACGTGAAAGTTGTCCGCACCTCAAAGCCCACCGAACAAGACAAAGAATGA
- a CDS encoding NAD-binding protein, translating to MVYLPDRISDIELSRRDRLVVYYLSGLLVLIFAYTVTYNVLMAELEGADQSMFASFEFIVQTMTTTGYGQDSDVWSHPVTFLFVAGTQISGIALGFFTLRLIIIPLFTGAEVDLDNRLTPKSDHVIICEYRRDSAVLLEELTELGIEYVLISSSEENAKELSDEGYSVIHGSPQEASAFERASIDTARAVITDAGDANVNTILTVRSIDEEVDIITLTDDSDMRGILVETGADSVLSPHGVLGHRLAEKAISSIRSDLTDTIELGDEIEVMEVPIQPGNRLIGTRIRDSKIREETGANIIGAWIDGELQLPPDPNAVIRSNTVLPLTGAHEALEAFSDFVRPARTLRNHDRIIIAGQGEVGQAAHEVVSEERLDVVTIDIDDRDGVDIVGDAGSEGILREAGIGTADAIVVGLPNDSASLLTTVLARSLNPDIEILTRVSDAGATRKALSAGADYVLSVPRVSARMVARELRGEDVLAPASQIRLLRVPTTPFAGSTLAESGIYEQTGCRVIAVEDDSGLTSSIDPQRRFTGEERIVLVGSDEAVQRFEKRFDVSPVAAEG from the coding sequence ATGGTCTATCTCCCCGACCGGATCTCCGACATCGAACTCTCCCGACGAGACCGTCTCGTGGTCTACTACCTCTCCGGGCTGCTCGTGTTGATATTCGCGTACACCGTCACGTACAACGTTCTGATGGCGGAGTTGGAGGGAGCCGACCAGTCGATGTTCGCGTCGTTCGAGTTCATCGTCCAGACGATGACCACGACGGGGTACGGCCAGGACTCCGACGTCTGGAGCCACCCGGTGACGTTCCTGTTCGTCGCCGGCACCCAGATCTCCGGCATCGCGCTCGGCTTCTTCACGCTCCGGCTGATCATCATCCCGCTTTTCACCGGCGCCGAGGTGGACCTCGACAACCGGCTCACCCCGAAGTCCGATCACGTCATCATCTGCGAGTACCGGCGCGACTCCGCCGTCCTCCTGGAGGAGCTCACCGAACTCGGCATCGAGTACGTCCTGATCTCCTCCTCCGAGGAGAACGCCAAGGAACTCTCCGACGAGGGCTACTCCGTCATCCACGGGTCCCCCCAGGAGGCGTCGGCGTTCGAGCGGGCCAGCATCGACACGGCGCGTGCGGTCATTACGGACGCGGGAGACGCGAACGTCAACACCATCCTGACCGTCCGATCGATCGACGAGGAGGTCGACATCATCACACTCACCGACGACAGCGATATGCGGGGGATCCTGGTGGAGACCGGCGCGGACTCCGTGCTCTCCCCACACGGAGTGTTGGGGCACCGGCTCGCCGAAAAGGCGATCTCCTCGATCAGATCCGACCTGACGGACACGATCGAACTCGGCGACGAGATCGAGGTGATGGAGGTTCCGATCCAGCCGGGGAACCGCCTGATCGGCACGCGGATCCGTGACTCGAAGATCCGCGAGGAGACCGGCGCGAACATCATCGGGGCGTGGATCGACGGGGAGCTCCAGCTCCCGCCCGACCCGAACGCGGTCATCCGCTCGAACACGGTGCTGCCGCTCACGGGGGCCCACGAGGCGCTGGAAGCGTTCAGCGACTTCGTGCGGCCGGCGCGGACGCTCCGGAACCACGACCGCATCATCATCGCCGGGCAGGGAGAGGTCGGACAGGCTGCCCACGAGGTCGTCTCCGAGGAGCGACTCGACGTCGTAACGATCGATATCGACGACCGCGATGGGGTCGACATCGTCGGCGACGCCGGGTCCGAAGGGATCCTGAGAGAGGCGGGGATCGGGACCGCCGACGCGATCGTCGTCGGACTGCCGAACGATTCCGCCTCGCTGCTGACGACCGTGTTGGCGCGGTCGCTGAACCCCGACATCGAGATCCTCACGCGGGTGAGCGACGCCGGCGCGACCCGGAAGGCGCTGAGCGCCGGCGCGGACTACGTGCTGTCGGTGCCGCGGGTGAGCGCCCGGATGGTCGCCCGGGAGCTCCGCGGCGAGGACGTCCTCGCGCCGGCGAGCCAGATCCGGCTGCTCCGGGTTCCCACGACGCCGTTTGCCGGATCGACGCTCGCCGAGTCGGGCATCTATGAGCAGACTGGCTGTCGCGTCATCGCCGTCGAGGACGACTCGGGGCTCACCAGTTCGATCGACCCCCAACGGCGGTTCACCGGCGAGGAGCGGATCGTCCTCGTCGGCTCCGACGAGGCGGTCCAGCGGTTCGAGAAGCGGTTCGACGTCTCGCCGGTCGCCGCCGAGGGGTGA
- a CDS encoding NADPH:quinone reductase has translation MRAVRFHEHGGPEVLQVDEVEQPTPGYGEVVVNVKAAGVNPVDTYFREGAYPVPHLPFVGGGDLAGVVAAIGDGVEEFLVGDRVLGTGLGNGRPGTYAEAAVAPADALAHLPESVPFEAGAALGTVGGTAWQALVHHADVDPAENVLVHGGAGGVGHVAIQLAETMGAHAYATASPDDADALAELGAERTFDYAREDLADAIVETAPPDVVVDLHMDQYLQLNADVVNTGARVIGIGNDTAEGGFDDIGVTKGKEVQYQFMSLFNAADLGAVLAGVADLAARGEVEPVIHGTYGLDEAAEAQRAVMEDSFLGKLVLTP, from the coding sequence ATGCGCGCAGTCAGATTCCACGAGCACGGCGGTCCCGAGGTACTGCAGGTCGACGAGGTCGAACAGCCGACACCCGGCTACGGCGAGGTCGTGGTCAACGTGAAAGCCGCGGGCGTCAACCCCGTCGACACCTACTTCCGGGAGGGTGCCTACCCCGTCCCGCACCTGCCGTTCGTCGGCGGCGGCGACCTCGCGGGCGTCGTCGCCGCCATCGGCGACGGCGTCGAGGAGTTCCTGGTCGGCGACCGCGTTCTCGGCACCGGGCTCGGCAACGGACGGCCGGGCACATACGCCGAGGCCGCCGTCGCGCCCGCCGACGCCCTCGCACACCTCCCCGAGTCGGTCCCCTTCGAGGCCGGCGCGGCGCTCGGCACCGTCGGCGGCACCGCCTGGCAGGCCTTGGTCCACCACGCCGACGTCGACCCCGCCGAGAACGTCCTGGTCCACGGCGGCGCCGGCGGCGTGGGCCACGTTGCGATCCAGCTCGCGGAGACGATGGGCGCCCACGCCTACGCCACGGCTTCGCCGGACGACGCCGACGCGCTCGCGGAGCTCGGCGCCGAGCGGACCTTCGATTACGCCCGCGAGGACCTCGCGGACGCGATCGTGGAGACTGCCCCGCCGGACGTCGTCGTCGACCTGCACATGGATCAGTACCTCCAGTTGAATGCCGACGTCGTGAACACCGGCGCACGCGTGATCGGCATCGGCAACGACACCGCCGAGGGCGGATTCGACGACATCGGCGTCACGAAGGGCAAGGAGGTACAGTACCAGTTTATGTCGCTGTTCAACGCCGCCGACCTCGGGGCGGTGCTCGCGGGGGTCGCGGACCTCGCCGCCCGCGGCGAAGTCGAACCGGTGATCCACGGGACCTACGGCCTCGACGAGGCCGCCGAGGCTCAACGCGCCGTGATGGAGGACAGCTTCCTCGGGAAGCTGGTGCTGACGCCGTAG
- a CDS encoding sodium-dependent transporter has protein sequence MGQRETWATRAGFVLAAVGSAVGLGNIWQFPFKTSEYGGATFLVVYLVAALGIGLPTILAEFVIGRKSNLNAISAFERLGHRNWKWVGVLGVAIGFWILSYYSVVGGWVLRYIGGSLTGAYFADPASYFGSVSAGLDALALHALFMFLVVAIVAGGIEDGIERATKLMVPSIVVILGALAVWVFTLAGAGPGYGYFLSPDLSTLSLAVAFDPLPSFSGPLTAVIPFAVSQAFFSLSLGMGAMITYASYVGEEQSLFGDGLTVVVFNSAVGILAGLVVIPLLFVQGIEPGSGGAGALLISLATAFAELPAGRLVGVVFFAVVLIAALSSAISLLEVVTAYVVDTYGAHRPRVAAALGGLIFLLGIPSAWDTAWLTWFDTLAYQLLLPLSVLGVLLFAGWVYGRPAVEELLSGSSLGVGVGVAWLWLARTVVILAVLLTLWLGLQTLLLDGAIAPPL, from the coding sequence ATGGGCCAACGAGAGACGTGGGCGACGCGCGCGGGGTTCGTTCTCGCGGCGGTCGGTTCGGCGGTGGGGTTGGGGAACATCTGGCAGTTCCCGTTCAAGACGTCGGAGTACGGCGGGGCGACGTTTCTCGTCGTCTACCTCGTCGCCGCCCTGGGCATCGGCCTTCCGACGATACTCGCCGAGTTCGTCATCGGCCGGAAGAGCAACCTGAACGCAATCAGCGCCTTCGAGCGGCTTGGGCACCGGAACTGGAAGTGGGTCGGCGTCCTCGGCGTCGCGATCGGCTTCTGGATCCTCTCGTACTACAGCGTCGTGGGCGGGTGGGTCCTCCGCTACATCGGCGGGAGCCTCACCGGCGCGTACTTCGCCGACCCGGCGAGCTACTTCGGTTCGGTCTCCGCTGGCCTCGACGCGCTGGCGCTCCACGCGCTGTTTATGTTCCTCGTCGTCGCGATCGTCGCCGGCGGTATCGAGGACGGCATCGAGCGCGCGACGAAGCTGATGGTCCCGAGCATCGTCGTCATCCTCGGGGCGCTCGCGGTTTGGGTGTTTACGCTCGCCGGCGCCGGACCCGGCTACGGCTACTTCCTGTCGCCGGACCTCTCGACGCTCAGCCTCGCGGTCGCCTTCGACCCGCTTCCATCGTTCAGCGGTCCCCTCACGGCAGTCATCCCCTTCGCGGTCAGTCAGGCGTTCTTCTCGCTGTCGCTCGGGATGGGTGCGATGATCACCTACGCGTCCTACGTCGGTGAGGAGCAGAGCCTCTTCGGTGACGGTCTCACGGTCGTCGTGTTCAACAGCGCCGTCGGGATACTCGCCGGGCTGGTCGTGATCCCGCTGCTCTTCGTCCAGGGGATCGAACCCGGCAGCGGTGGTGCGGGCGCGCTGTTAATCAGCCTCGCGACGGCGTTCGCGGAACTCCCTGCCGGACGCCTCGTCGGGGTCGTCTTCTTCGCCGTCGTCCTCATCGCGGCGCTGTCGTCGGCCATCAGTCTGCTCGAAGTCGTCACCGCCTACGTCGTCGACACCTACGGCGCCCACCGGCCGCGGGTCGCCGCCGCACTCGGCGGGCTGATCTTCCTGCTCGGCATCCCCTCGGCGTGGGACACCGCGTGGCTCACGTGGTTCGACACGCTGGCGTACCAGCTGCTTCTCCCGCTTTCGGTGCTCGGAGTCCTCCTCTTTGCGGGCTGGGTGTACGGACGCCCCGCGGTCGAGGAACTCCTCTCGGGGTCGTCGCTCGGCGTCGGCGTCGGCGTTGCGTGGCTCTGGCTCGCTCGAACGGTCGTGATCCTCGCCGTTCTCCTCACGCTGTGGCTCGGTCTCCAGACGCTGTTGCTCGACGGCGCGATCGCGCCGCCGCTGTAG